The Pygocentrus nattereri isolate fPygNat1 chromosome 2, fPygNat1.pri, whole genome shotgun sequence genome has a window encoding:
- the LOC108412006 gene encoding oocyte zinc finger protein XlCOF8.4-like: protein MWGKTSKRCSVVGCRQENVSLHTLPKHPAIRDEWLKFIFEEIPQSFSPNLTICSAHFSADCFLNQEQYNAGFAKKLLLKEGAIPDLLTAASKPQHYGQQMERAAGNSGSPDGQSILVLKCEDDDSFWLNDGSQSESPRTRDVGLQCDPVPKLVRTVGTQLSASTLIHKRSQGVLVAPKTRETGVGTNRQVSPHFSELTSTHTKDDQPAAAFYDESPSTPPHLIETAVSPLSPQEHSPVEIVVKAEVVSSEEEAEEDDTSSDVEDSVQADPDDPEYLPGSPDQSSESCKEDENDEESTSHKPFQNTLRPLAWCLHCEAQAGTSCMIKKHQRIYGCPQCVSEDAVEIQCLEDLPVRFENRISFHKHAITVHGVPEQPPEFKTCEDCSKLNRVEDEHHVCECKIKVFSCELCSKRFLTENGRKVHYRRLHGNYTHFCKYCMINFSTKESKLQHEQVHNTRGLPYSCPSCSMRFKDFHERNTHLKSHGGQKGYLCSTCGMKFSKATSYERHLLIHSGEKPYRCDVCERSFNQAGHLKSHMRLHTGEKPFMCEQCGECFNHNVSLKNHLQRQHGIDTKYLPTKEGKRIGRPFSDVPLKRRFKECHKGILEHCSSAPADELEGEDAMCDPDSEESQEL from the exons ATGTGGGGGAAAACCTCGAAACGCTGCAGCGTTGTGGGCTGTAGGCAGGAGAACGTCTCCTTACATACCCTCCCCAAACACCCGGCTATCAGAGACGAGTGGCTGAAGTTCATTTTCGAGGAGATTCCACAGAGTTTCAGCCCCAACCTGACCATCTGCTCGGCTCATTTCAGCGCCGACTGCTTTCTCAACCAGGAACAATACAATGCGGGCTTTGCCAAAAAGTTGCTGCTGAAAGAGGGGGCGATTCCAGATCTGCTAACCGCCGCCTCAAAGCCGCAGCAT TACGGCCAACAAATGGAGCGGGCTGCTGGGAATTCTGGTAGTCCCGATGGCCAATCCATCCTTGTGCTTAAGTGTGAG GATGACGACTCTTTCTGGCTGAATGACGGCTCGCAAAGTGAGTCGCCGCGAACACGTGACGTCGGGCTGCAGTGTGACCCTGTGCCGAAGCTCGTTAGGACTGTAGGAACGCAGCTGTCGGCCAGCACGCTGATACACAAACGAAGCCAGG GTGTTCTGGTTGCTCCTAAGACCAGAGAGACTGGTGTTGGCACAAACAGGCAGGTGAGCCCGCACTTCAGCGAGCTGACGTCAACCCACACGAAAGACGATCAGCCTGCGGCAGCGTTCTATGATGAATCCCCATCAACACCTCCTCATCTTATTGAGACAGCTGTGTCCCCACTGAGCCCCCAGGAGCATTCTCCAGTGGAGATAGTGGTG AAAGCCGAGGTAGTTTCATCTGAAGAAGAGGCTGAGGAGGATGACACCTCAAGTGATGTGGAGGACAGCGTACAAGCCGACCCAGATGATCCAGAATACTTACCCGGTTCCCCAGATCAGAGCTCGGAGAGCTGTAAGGAAGATGAGAATGATGAGGAGTCCACCTCCCATAAACCCTTTCAGAACACCTTGAGACCGCTTGCTTGGTGTTTGCACTGTGAAGCTCAAGCAGGAACGTCTTGCATGATTAAGAAGCACCAAAGGATCTACGGCTGTCCACAGTGTGTCTCTGAGGACGCTGTTGAGATCCAGTGTTTGGAGGACCTGCCTGTTCGCTTTGAAAACAGAATTAGCTTCCATAAACACGCCATTACTGTACACGGTGTTCCAGAGCAACCGCCCGAGTTCAAGACTTGTGAAGACTGCAGTAAGTTAAACAGGGTGGAGGATGAGCACCACGTGTGCGAATGCAAGATAAAGGTGTTCTCCTGTGAGCTGTGCTCCAAACGTTTCCTAACAGAGAACGGTCGAAAGGTCCATTATCGCAGACTCCATGGGAACTATACGCATTTCTGTAAGTACTGCATGATAAACTTTAGCACAAAAGAGTCCAAGCTTCAGCACGAGCAGGTTCATAATACACGAGGTTTACCGTACAGCTGTCCGAGCTGTTCGATGAGATTTAAAGACTTCCATGAACGAAACACTCACCTTAAAAGCCATGGTGGTCAGAAAGGGTACCTTTGTAGCACGTGTGGCATGAAGTTCTCCAAGGCAACGAGTTATGAGAGGCACCTGCTCATCCACTCGGGAGAAAAGCCCTACAGGTGTGACGTGTGCGAGCGCTCCTTCAACCAGGCCGGCCACCTGAAGTCCCACATGCGtctccacacaggagagaagccctTCATGTGTGAGCAGTGTGGAGAGTGTTTCAACCACAATGTCAGCCTGAAGAACCACCTGCAGCGACAACACGGCATCGACACCAAGTATCTACCGACGAAGGAGGGAAAGCGGATAGGTAGACCGTTCAGTGATGTTCCTCTGAAAAGGAGATTTAAGGAGTGTCATAAAGGTATCTTAGAGCACTGCTCTTCTGCTCCGGCTGATGAGCTGGAGGGTGAGGACGCAATGTGTGATCCAGACTCGGAGGAGAGCCAGGAGTTGTGA